One region of Wyeomyia smithii strain HCP4-BCI-WySm-NY-G18 chromosome 3, ASM2978416v1, whole genome shotgun sequence genomic DNA includes:
- the LOC129731813 gene encoding plancitoxin-1, protein MYILLVAAFLSQLLSAFCEIGCRDENGVLVDWYYLYKLPHEDFDRHSTSSGYRYAYITSTDTSQQWKLSERTVNDSTSIPGNTLEPVLLGSTENSLVLMYNDEPPENQTDGLRGHTKGVVATDGKNGFWLVHSVPKYPPPIGQKYHYPSTGKLYGQSFLCISVAADQMESIGQQLLMNEPHVYSFQIPNRLRDSFPKLVEATEMKTNENPPHYNILNVKSLGGTIFHSFAKNRFFKKELYADLIAPMLRVGLLVETWQHGAGNLPDSCSHYPVLNIKAVKVLGDYRFKTLKDHSKWAVSEKSEVDYVCVGDLNRQEHQNVRGGGSVCSQLSAIVDAYRGSVEDVETCPTVL, encoded by the exons ATGTATATACTGCTAGTAGCTGCATTTCTATCGCAACTCCTGAGTGCCTTTTGCGAGATCGGATGCCGAGATGAAAACGGTGTTCTTGTTGACTG gtATTATCTCTACAAATTACCGCACGAAGACTTTGACCGCCACTCTACCTCTTCAGGGTACCGATATGCCTATATAACTTCAACCGACACATCGCAACAGTGGAAGCTGTCGGAACGTACTGTCAATGATAGTACTAGTATTCCTGGTAACACATTGGAACCTGTGTTGCTTGGAAGCACAGAAAATTCTCTGGTTCTCATGTATAACGATGAACCACCGGAAAACCAAACCGATGGATTACGCGGCCACACTAAAGGAGTAGTGGCAACTGACGGCAAGAATGGTTTTTGGCTAGTCCATTCTGTGCCAAAATACCCACCTCCTATAGGGCAGAAGTATCACTATCCAAGTACCGGAAAACTATACGGACAGAGTTTTCTTTGCATTTCTGTCGCCGCCGATCAAATGGAGTCTATTGGACAACAGCTACTGATGAACGAACCTCATGTATATTCTTTTCAAATACCAAATAGACTGCGTGATAGCTTTCCAAAGCTTGTTGAGGCTACCGAGATGAAAACTAATGAAAATCCCCCGCATTATAACATCCTGAACGTGAAATCCCTTGGCGGCACAATTTTTCATTCTTTTGCGAAAAACCGTTTCTTTAAGAAAGAACTGTACGCCGATTTGATTGCTCCGATGCTACGAGTAGGACTTTTGGTGGAGACTTGGCAGCATGGTGCCGGGAATCTACCGGACAGCTGTTCACACTATCCTGTTCTGAATATCAAAGCTGTAAAGGTGCTAGGTGATTATCGATTCAAAACACTGAAAGACCACTCCAAGTGGGCTGTTTCTGAAAAGTCAGAGGTCGATTATGTTTGCGTGGGTGATCTCAACCGGCAAGAACATCAAAATGTTCGCGGTGGTGGAAGCGTTTGCAGCCAACTGAGTGCGATTGTCGACGCCTACCGGGGTTCTGTAGAAGATGTTGAAACCTGTCCAACGGTTTTATAA